In the genome of Vicia villosa cultivar HV-30 ecotype Madison, WI linkage group LG7, Vvil1.0, whole genome shotgun sequence, one region contains:
- the LOC131621071 gene encoding cold and drought-regulated protein CORA-like, which produces MSSKNVFLILGLLAMVLVISSEVSARELAETATITKEEVAEKSNEVNDAKYYGGGYGHGGYGHGYGHGGYGHGGGYGSGGHYGGGGYGHGGGGYGHGGGGYSGGGYGHGGGGYGHGGGGYGHGGGGGYNGGGASDNEVVEKSDEVNDAKYGHYGGGGSHYGGGSHYGGGGSHYGGGSHYGGGHGGHYGGGHYGGGGGHGGHGGASDNGN; this is translated from the exons ATGAGTTCCAAAAACGTTTTCCTCATCCTTGGTCTATTGGCCATGGTTCTTGTTATTTCCTCAGAGGTGTCAGCTAGAGAATTAGCTGAGACTGCTACTATTACCAAAGAGG AAGTTGCTGAAAAGTCAAATGAAGTAAATGATGCCAAATATTACGGTGGAGGCTACGGTCATGGAGGCTATGGTCATGGCTATGGTCATGGAGGCTACGGCCACGGTGGAGGCTACGGTAGTGGTGGTCACTATGGTGGTGGAGGCTATGGTCACGGTGGTGGAGGTTATGGTCATGGTGGTGGAGGTTACAGTGGCGGAGGGTACGGTCATGGTGGTGGAGGTTACGGTCATGGCGGTGGTGGTTACGGTCACGGCGGCGGTGGTGGTTACAACGGTGGTGGTGCTTCCGACAATG AGGTTGTTGAAAAGTCAGATGAAGTGAATGATGCCAAATATGGACACTATGGTGGTGGAGGTAGTCACTATGGAGGTGGTAGTCACTATGGTGGTGGTGGTAGTCACTATGGGGGTGGTAGTCACTATGGTGGTGGACATGGTGGACACTATGGTGGTGGACATTATGGTGGTGGTGGAGGACATGGTGGACATGGCGGTGCTTCGGACAATGGCAACTGA